Proteins encoded in a region of the Stieleria neptunia genome:
- a CDS encoding Mu transposase domain-containing protein has protein sequence MPHFPKPFVKKARGVWYVEIDRKQINLGSDKDEAFRQYHQIMATPQSEVTAPSDSMVAIIDAFLEWTQRNRAPDTYEWYRQRLQRFVDCYPDMLVSQVRPFHLEEWIDQYDLAKTTRRNYFRSVKRCLTWACQQGRIDSNPLDRLEIPGSERKEVFVTPEEFERFLTFVPSQCFRDLLVATYKTGCRPQESLRVVASYVDLTNARWVFPQQESKGKKSPRIIYLSDSVMEITTRLLSQNSSGELFRNNAGRPWTTEAVNCMFDRIRVRMGKVVLKANNQAPTAAEIEKFSKTLAPTRRIKGVVRDKTPAEFREEAKRKLTKRMAASVTPRYSLYALRHGALMDHYGTKSERINVRCANENGDVESSNGHLKNRVDQALLLRGSRDFASREDYMDFVRSLIVRANDARLNRFEIERSHLRPLPDSKLDTDDNQQGIIVGSSSTINVKKNIYSVPSRLIGQKVDVRIGAEWIDVTHQ, from the coding sequence ATGCCTCATTTTCCCAAGCCCTTTGTCAAAAAGGCCCGTGGCGTTTGGTACGTTGAGATCGATCGCAAACAGATCAATCTTGGTTCGGACAAAGACGAAGCCTTTCGTCAGTACCATCAGATCATGGCGACGCCTCAAAGCGAGGTCACAGCACCGTCTGACTCGATGGTGGCGATCATCGATGCATTTCTTGAGTGGACTCAACGCAATCGCGCCCCCGATACATACGAGTGGTATCGCCAGCGACTGCAGCGGTTCGTTGATTGCTACCCTGACATGCTCGTGTCGCAGGTCCGGCCGTTCCATTTGGAGGAATGGATCGACCAGTACGACCTTGCTAAAACGACAAGGCGGAATTACTTTCGCAGCGTGAAACGCTGTTTGACGTGGGCGTGCCAGCAGGGTCGGATTGATTCGAACCCGCTCGATCGCCTTGAGATTCCGGGCAGCGAAAGAAAGGAAGTCTTTGTTACTCCCGAGGAGTTTGAGCGTTTCCTGACGTTCGTCCCTTCCCAGTGCTTTCGAGACTTGTTGGTTGCGACTTACAAGACCGGCTGCCGCCCGCAAGAATCGTTGCGCGTTGTCGCCAGTTACGTCGACCTCACGAACGCACGTTGGGTCTTTCCGCAACAAGAGTCCAAAGGGAAGAAGTCTCCGAGAATCATCTACCTGAGTGACTCGGTGATGGAAATCACAACGCGACTGCTTTCGCAGAACAGTAGCGGTGAGTTGTTTCGCAACAACGCTGGCCGACCGTGGACGACAGAAGCCGTCAATTGCATGTTTGATAGAATTCGAGTTCGCATGGGAAAAGTGGTTCTCAAGGCGAACAACCAGGCGCCGACCGCTGCCGAAATCGAAAAGTTCTCCAAAACGCTCGCGCCCACGCGTCGCATCAAAGGCGTCGTCCGTGACAAAACTCCTGCTGAGTTTCGCGAAGAAGCGAAGCGCAAACTGACCAAGAGAATGGCTGCGTCGGTCACACCCCGGTACTCGCTGTACGCGCTGCGGCATGGAGCGTTGATGGATCACTATGGCACCAAGTCAGAGCGAATCAACGTTCGCTGTGCGAACGAGAACGGTGACGTTGAGTCATCCAACGGTCATCTCAAGAATCGAGTCGACCAAGCATTGCTACTTCGCGGTAGTCGCGACTTCGCCAGTCGTGAAGACTACATGGATTTCGTTCGCTCCCTGATCGTTCGCGCTAATGATGCGCGCTTAAATCGATTTGAAATTGAACGCTCGCATTTGCGACCACTTCCCGATAGTAAGCTTGATACCGATGACAACCAACAAGGCATCATCGTCGGCAGTAGCAGCACGATCAATGTCAAGAAAAACATCTATTCGGTTCCTAGCCGATTGATCGGTCAAAAAGTCGATGTGCGGATCGGTGCCGAGTGGATCGATGTGACGCATCAGTGA
- a CDS encoding putative transporter: MPPVATAILIVTLVAVCGLVLGGIRIRGIGLGPAGVLFAGILFGHFGASIDPEIADFTKEFGLILFVFTIGLQLGPGVIELWKKQGILLNSMALSIVVQAVILICVFVLLLELPVFTAAGLFSGATTNTPSLGAAEQAALSLSGDERPAGIGSLASAYAVAYPGGIIGIITSMLLIRRLFGINVNDEVDQIKELEKQDYEPIERRTVVIDNPHLGSTPFGQIPGVEDSGVRISRIRRAGEDVVQTATDETELHHGDLVQLVGPRSTLDRIEPVIGGKADVDLMKEKGEVVYRRILVTDPQALKKSLRELSLDKVFNTTVTRIIRSGVELTARGSSRFHYGDIAHIVGDKDSIERVTKFLGNSGKSMKETQFSPLFFGIAIGVVAGMIPFHLPGVPFPIRLGFAGGPLVAAIVFSLIGSIGKFVWYIPYSANLALRELGIILFLACAGLGAGETFFEAALSVEGVKWMGLGIIVTMVPLLTTGIAARMIWKQNYLTICGVIAGSMTDPPALAFANSQADSEASSMAYAAVYPLTMILRIIAAQAIIMMFA; the protein is encoded by the coding sequence ATGCCGCCCGTCGCAACCGCTATTTTGATCGTCACGCTCGTCGCCGTCTGCGGGCTGGTGTTGGGCGGCATTCGTATCCGAGGCATCGGGCTGGGGCCGGCGGGGGTGCTGTTTGCGGGCATTTTGTTCGGCCACTTTGGGGCATCGATCGATCCGGAGATCGCGGATTTTACGAAAGAGTTTGGGCTGATCTTGTTCGTCTTCACGATCGGGCTGCAGCTCGGACCCGGCGTGATCGAGCTGTGGAAGAAACAGGGCATCTTGCTTAATTCGATGGCGCTCTCGATCGTCGTTCAGGCGGTCATTTTGATCTGTGTGTTTGTGTTGTTGCTGGAGCTTCCCGTGTTTACCGCGGCGGGGTTGTTTAGCGGAGCGACGACGAACACGCCCTCCCTGGGGGCGGCGGAGCAGGCGGCGTTGTCCTTGTCGGGCGACGAGCGGCCGGCGGGCATCGGATCGCTTGCGTCGGCTTACGCGGTCGCCTACCCCGGCGGCATCATCGGAATCATCACGTCGATGCTGTTGATTCGTCGGCTGTTCGGCATCAACGTCAATGACGAAGTGGACCAAATCAAGGAGCTTGAGAAACAGGATTACGAACCGATCGAGCGTCGCACGGTTGTGATCGACAACCCCCACTTGGGATCGACTCCCTTTGGCCAGATCCCCGGCGTCGAAGATTCGGGCGTCCGCATTTCGCGGATCCGACGCGCCGGTGAAGATGTCGTTCAAACCGCGACGGACGAAACGGAATTGCACCACGGTGATCTCGTTCAACTCGTCGGCCCACGAAGCACGCTCGATCGGATCGAGCCGGTGATCGGCGGCAAAGCCGACGTCGACTTGATGAAGGAAAAGGGCGAGGTCGTCTACCGTCGCATTCTGGTGACTGACCCCCAGGCTCTAAAGAAATCGTTGCGTGAGCTGTCGCTTGATAAAGTCTTCAACACAACCGTCACGCGGATCATTCGGTCGGGAGTGGAGCTGACGGCGCGTGGATCGAGCCGCTTTCACTACGGTGATATCGCACACATTGTCGGTGACAAGGATTCGATCGAACGGGTGACGAAGTTCTTGGGGAACAGCGGTAAATCGATGAAGGAGACGCAGTTTTCGCCACTGTTCTTCGGCATCGCGATCGGTGTGGTCGCCGGGATGATCCCGTTTCATCTGCCCGGTGTCCCGTTTCCGATTCGGCTGGGCTTTGCCGGCGGGCCACTGGTGGCGGCCATCGTGTTCAGTCTGATCGGCAGCATCGGCAAATTTGTCTGGTACATCCCCTACTCGGCCAACCTGGCGCTCAGGGAGTTGGGGATCATTCTGTTTCTCGCTTGTGCGGGATTGGGCGCGGGAGAAACCTTCTTTGAAGCCGCTCTCAGTGTCGAAGGCGTCAAGTGGATGGGGCTGGGAATCATCGTCACGATGGTCCCGCTGCTGACGACGGGAATCGCGGCGCGGATGATTTGGAAACAGAACTACTTGACGATCTGCGGCGTGATCGCCGGCAGCATGACCGATCCGCCGGCACTCGCCTTCGCGAATTCTCAAGCCGACTCCGAAGCCAGTTCGATGGCCTACGCAGCCGTTTATCCGCTGACGATGATTCTGCGGATCATCGCCGCCCAAGCGATCATCATGATGTTTGCGTAA
- a CDS encoding YfbK domain-containing protein, translating to MNEAFQNDRIDPDLEARIVALVLGEASELERDQLNRLIEQRPELAAVKKQFESIDGLMRDVSSDEAPPEDEDWKLPAERRHKVLAAISGQTNRPGGVSALRRNNRFWNVSRVAISFCVAGLFLLLASGSYFLLSASRSLRVGQAASDSRAHFSADMELGEAEWEEYAMEGASQADDYVVSGSERRFRGGQLARPAKPAEPRSGSAFGDTADSNASLSAIRDSLGVDAIKEQAGRPSAYYLQDDVQYFPAVPSTALPEVAVADESGVEKGQTFRSTDKWNQADASRQFSTGAMPRFDNGVELSDQITMVDPQASTSFGRSVTDFESVQRGEAKQRAVERYGMADGKLGFQSGAGGAMGDAIGGAMGDAMGGGGFGGGIGGEAFGAYASPQQGVSPQQGLAESSDGAMAGMDMMEGMDMMGDASVSPADRPTGDLFYDTSPLSSSLAVPQSTVPQSTAPKDAAPKNAAPQSEPAVAERELEELFEHAPTESANNEFAEQPLAATPRIIIPQEEESVWLGTRVAGRRSRAEIAGKTATLSKSQPEESQPEQSQPDPSKPTTNWGVQVNRDKLRELGVSLDGGDGLAAADQAEKQSNRQKGLQQQNGRVASKGRDGFMSYESTESSVSRLLKRSTMEKSPVPAGLDEKDAATEAFSTFSLHVSDVSFKLAAAALARGEWPEPAKIRIEEFVNALDYGDPMPSQDEKVACRLEQAIHPFLQQRNLLRVSMRTAAAGRASNTPLRLTFLLDNSGSMERIDRQQTVRSAFALLARQLKPLDQVTLISFARQPRLLADKVDGSQAQRLVELIDNLPSEGGTNIEAALQLAFEKAREHQTAGAQNRIILLTDGAVNLGDANPDSLSQRITTIREAGIAFDAAGIVAEGLNDEVLEALTRKGDGRYYLLDSPDDADDGFARQIAGALRPSAKNVKVQIEFNPKRVGHYKLLGFEKHLLKKEDFRNDKVDAAEMAAAEAGVAVYQFQAKPDGEGDVGSVSVRFQDLSTGRMIENRWPIPYQPDAPRPDQASESIRIATAAALFAAKLRGEPLGANVDLKTLADLLAGLPDQDRNRKRVQQLQMMIGQARQLVGN from the coding sequence CCGCGGAGAGGCGACACAAAGTGTTGGCTGCGATCAGTGGCCAAACGAATCGGCCCGGCGGTGTGAGCGCACTGCGGCGGAACAACCGCTTCTGGAATGTCAGCCGAGTTGCGATCTCGTTTTGCGTCGCCGGCCTCTTCCTGCTGCTCGCCTCGGGATCCTACTTTTTGCTGAGTGCAAGCCGTTCACTGCGAGTCGGGCAAGCCGCCAGCGACAGCAGAGCCCACTTTTCAGCAGACATGGAACTGGGGGAGGCTGAATGGGAGGAATACGCGATGGAGGGCGCGTCGCAGGCGGACGACTACGTGGTCAGCGGTTCGGAAAGACGATTCCGCGGCGGCCAACTTGCGCGTCCGGCGAAACCGGCTGAGCCGCGAAGCGGCAGCGCGTTCGGTGACACGGCGGATTCGAATGCCTCGCTGTCGGCGATTCGAGACAGTCTCGGTGTTGATGCGATCAAGGAACAGGCCGGCCGCCCGTCAGCCTATTACTTGCAAGACGATGTACAGTACTTCCCGGCAGTTCCTAGCACCGCGTTGCCCGAAGTGGCCGTAGCGGATGAATCGGGCGTCGAGAAAGGCCAGACCTTTCGATCCACCGACAAATGGAACCAAGCCGATGCGTCGCGGCAATTCTCCACCGGCGCGATGCCGCGTTTTGACAACGGCGTCGAACTCTCCGATCAGATCACGATGGTTGATCCACAAGCCTCCACCAGCTTCGGTCGAAGTGTCACCGATTTCGAATCGGTTCAGCGGGGTGAAGCAAAGCAACGTGCAGTCGAACGTTACGGCATGGCCGACGGAAAACTCGGCTTCCAAAGCGGGGCGGGCGGTGCGATGGGCGACGCCATAGGCGGTGCGATGGGCGACGCGATGGGCGGTGGCGGATTCGGCGGCGGGATCGGCGGAGAAGCATTCGGAGCCTATGCATCCCCACAACAAGGTGTGTCCCCGCAACAAGGACTGGCCGAGTCGTCTGATGGCGCAATGGCCGGGATGGACATGATGGAAGGGATGGACATGATGGGCGATGCAAGTGTGTCGCCGGCAGATCGCCCTACCGGTGATCTATTTTACGACACGTCCCCCCTTTCATCTTCGCTCGCCGTCCCCCAAAGCACTGTCCCTCAAAGCACTGCCCCCAAAGACGCTGCCCCCAAAAACGCTGCCCCCCAAAGCGAACCGGCCGTCGCCGAACGAGAATTGGAGGAGCTCTTCGAACATGCACCGACCGAATCGGCGAACAATGAGTTCGCCGAGCAACCACTCGCCGCCACTCCCCGCATCATCATTCCCCAAGAGGAGGAATCGGTGTGGTTGGGAACCCGCGTTGCCGGTCGGCGCTCCCGTGCGGAAATCGCCGGCAAAACGGCCACGCTCAGTAAATCGCAACCCGAGGAATCGCAACCCGAGCAATCGCAACCCGATCCTTCGAAACCAACGACAAACTGGGGCGTGCAGGTGAATCGGGACAAGCTTCGAGAACTCGGCGTCTCGCTCGATGGGGGCGACGGACTTGCCGCGGCCGATCAAGCGGAAAAGCAAAGCAACCGACAAAAGGGACTTCAGCAGCAGAACGGCCGGGTCGCAAGCAAAGGCAGAGATGGCTTCATGTCTTACGAGTCGACGGAGAGTTCCGTATCAAGGTTGCTGAAACGATCGACTATGGAAAAATCGCCCGTGCCCGCCGGCCTGGATGAGAAAGACGCGGCGACCGAAGCGTTTTCCACCTTCTCGCTGCACGTCAGCGACGTCTCCTTCAAGCTCGCCGCCGCGGCGCTCGCCCGAGGCGAATGGCCCGAGCCGGCGAAAATTCGGATCGAAGAGTTTGTCAATGCCTTGGACTATGGCGATCCGATGCCCAGCCAAGACGAAAAGGTTGCCTGCCGGCTGGAGCAAGCCATTCATCCATTCCTGCAACAACGCAACCTGCTGCGTGTCTCGATGCGGACCGCTGCCGCCGGACGGGCCAGCAACACGCCGCTGCGACTGACGTTTCTGTTGGACAACTCCGGTTCGATGGAACGCATCGACCGTCAACAAACCGTCCGCAGCGCGTTCGCCTTGCTCGCCCGACAACTCAAACCACTCGATCAGGTCACCTTGATCAGTTTCGCACGCCAACCGCGACTGCTGGCCGACAAGGTCGACGGCTCCCAGGCACAACGGCTGGTCGAGCTGATCGACAATTTGCCCAGCGAAGGCGGGACGAACATCGAAGCGGCACTGCAACTGGCGTTTGAAAAAGCCCGCGAACACCAAACCGCCGGCGCTCAGAACCGAATCATTTTGCTCACCGACGGCGCCGTCAACTTGGGCGATGCCAACCCCGACAGCCTTTCGCAACGGATCACCACGATCCGCGAAGCGGGCATCGCATTTGATGCCGCCGGCATCGTCGCCGAAGGACTCAACGACGAAGTCCTGGAAGCGCTGACCCGCAAGGGCGACGGACGCTATTACCTGCTCGATTCACCCGACGATGCCGACGACGGCTTCGCCCGCCAAATCGCCGGTGCCCTCCGTCCGTCGGCCAAGAACGTCAAAGTGCAAATCGAATTCAATCCCAAACGCGTCGGCCACTACAAATTGCTCGGCTTCGAAAAACACCTGCTCAAGAAAGAAGATTTTCGCAACGACAAGGTCGACGCGGCCGAAATGGCGGCAGCCGAAGCCGGAGTCGCGGTCTATCAATTCCAAGCCAAACCCGATGGCGAAGGAGACGTCGGTTCGGTCTCGGTCAGGTTCCAAGACCTGTCGACCGGACGAATGATCGAAAACCGCTGGCCGATCCCCTATCAACCCGACGCCCCACGCCCCGACCAAGCCTCCGAATCCATTCGCATCGCGACCGCCGCCGCCCTGTTCGCGGCCAAGCTCCGCGGCGAACCGCTCGGCGCCAACGTCGACCTGAAAACACTGGCCGATCTGCTGGCGGGACTACCCGATCAAGACCGCAATCGCAAGCGAGTTCAACAACTCCAAATGATGATCGGTCAAGCCCGACAGTTGGTCGGGAATTGA